Proteins from a genomic interval of Spea bombifrons isolate aSpeBom1 chromosome 4, aSpeBom1.2.pri, whole genome shotgun sequence:
- the LOC128490720 gene encoding threonine--tRNA ligase 2, cytoplasmic-like, whose translation MAAQIADRLSGQEEEIRRLSDEIGRLLDLGLTGTVEANASPALEQLRSENEKLKYRIVHLQRSLKEEQERGRPEESSGQVCNGRLEKQEKKGCSGEEEDGATGERPGAEAAPEDKQNVHEKPSTQQNKRKKVKKSGSEGGPKQEEVCNAPAFISDRLQLYEALRREHDALLADRARNHSQPIKITLADGKAVSGESWRTTPYQVAAGISRGLADNIIIAKVNNELWDLDRPLEGDSSLELLTFDNEEAKAVYWHSSAHILGETMENYYGGCLCYGPPIENGFYYDMFLEERGVSSNEFPALENICKSIIKEKQPFERLEVRKELLLEMFKYNKFKCRILNEKVNTPTTTVYRCGPLIDLCRGPHVRHTGKIKALKIYKNSSTYWEGKSDMETLQRIYGISFPDNKLMKEWETFQEEAKNRDHRKIGREQELFFFHELSPGSCFFLPRGAHIYNTLIDFIKAEYQKRYFAEVATPNIYNSKLWEASGHWQHYSENMFSFEVEKETFALKPMNCPGHCLMLSHRPRSWRELPLRLADFGVLHRNELSGTLSGLTRVRRFQQDDAHIFCTMEQIEEEMKGCLQFLQSVYAVFGFTFQLHLSTRPDNYLGEIEIWDQAEKQLENSLNEFGEPWKLNPGDGAFYGPKIDITIKDAIGRYHQCATIQLDFQLPIRFNLTYVSKDGDDKRRPVIIHRAVLGSVERMIAILCENYSGKWPFWLSPRQIMVVPIGPSCDEYAQKVCKDFFDAGFMADIDLDQSCTLNKKIRNAQLAQYNFIFVVGEKEKANLAVNVRTRDNKVHGEVSITTAIQKLLNLKTSRCKYAEEEF comes from the exons ATGGCCGCCCAGATAGCAGACCGCTTGTCCGGCCAGGAGGAGGAAATTCGCCGCCTTAGTGATGAAATCGGGCGGCTGCTTGACCTGGGACTAACCGGGACCGTAGAAGCGAATGCCAGCCCGGCCTTGGAGCAGCTGCGGTCCGAGAACGAGAAGCTCAAATACCGCATAGTTCACCTGCAGCGTAGCCTaaaggaggagcaggagaggGGGAGGCCTGAGGAGAGCAGCGGCCAGGTCTGCAACGGGAGGCTGGAGAAGCAAGAGAAGAAAGGCTGCTccggggaggaggaggacgggGCGACCGGGGAGAGGCCCGGGGCTGAGGCTGCGCCGGAGGATAAGCAG AATGTGCATGAAAAGCCATCCACTCAGCAGAACAAGAGAAAAAAGGTGAAGAAATCAGGATCTGAAGGTGGACCCAAGCAAGAGGAG GTATGCAATGCTCCAGCATTTATATCAGACAGGCTACAGCTGTATGAAGCTTTGAGAAGGGAACACGATGCTTTGCTTGCAGATCGTGCTAGAAACCATAGTCAGCCTATTAAAATCACATTAGCTGACGGGAAAGCAGTCAGTGGGGAATCCTGGAGAACAACACCATATCAGGTGGCGGCTGGCATCAG TCGCGGATTGGCAGATAATATCATCATAGCCAAGGTGAACAATGAGCTTTGGGACCTAGACCGTCCATTAGAAGGAGACTCCTCTCTGGAACTGCTTACATTTGACAACGAGGAAGCTAAAGCG GTCTACTGGCACTCCAGCGCTCACATCCTTGGAGAGACAATGGAGAATTACTATGGTGGTTGTCTTTGCTATGGCCCACCTatagaaaatggcttttattaTGACATGTTCTTAGAGGAAAG AGGTGTGTCGAGCAATGAATTTCCTGCTCTGGAGAACATATGTAAATCTATTATTAAAGAGAAGCAACCATTTGAAAGGCTGGAAGTCCGTAAAGAGCTACTATTAGAAATGTTTAAG tacAACAAATTTAAGTGCCGGATTTTGAATGAAAAGGTTAACACACCAACTACAACCGTGTACAG ATGTGGACCTCTTATAGACCTGTGTAGAGGACCCCATGTGAGACACACTGGGAAGATCAAAGCCTTAAAAATCTATAAG AATTCTTCTACATACTGGGAAGGCAAGTCTGACATGGAGACGCTGCAAAGAATCTATGGAATATCTTTCCCTGATAACAAGCTGATGAAAGAATGGGAGACATTCCAAGAAGAAGCTAAAAACAGGGATCACAGAAAGATCGGAAGG GAACAAGAACTCTTCTTCTTCCATGAATTGAGTCCAGGTAGCTGTTTCTTTTTGCCTAGAGGAGCCCACATTTATAACACTCTCATTGACTTCATTAAA GCAGAATACCAGAAAAGATATTTTGCAGAGGTAGCAACTCCAAATATCTACAACAGTAAACTGTGGGAAGCCTCCGGTCACTGGCAGCATTACAGTGAGAACATGTTCTCCTTTGAGGTGGAGAAAGAAACTTTTGCTCTTAAACCTATGAATTGCCCAGGACACTG CCTGATGTTGTCACACCGCCCTCGGTCCTGGAGGGAGTTACCCCTGCGCTTAGCAGATTTTGGCGTCCTTCATCGTAATGAGCTTTCTGGAACATTAAGCGGTCTTACTCGAGTCAGGAGATTTCAACAGGATGATGCTCATATTTTCTGTACTATGGAACAG ATAGAGGAAGAGATGAAAGGATGTCTTCAGTTCCTTCAGTCtgtatatgctgtgtttgggtTCACTTTCCAACTCCACCTCTCAACCAGGCCTGATAATTACCTGGGAGAAATAGAGATTTGGGATCAAGCCGAAAAG CAATTAGAAAACAGCCTAAATGAGTTTGGAGAGCCATGGAAACTAAACCCAGGAGATGGAGCTTTTTATGGCCCCAAG ATTGATATTACAATCAAAGATGCCATTGGCCGGTACCATCAGTGCGCAACCATACAGCTAGATTTCCAGCTGCCCATCAGGTTTAATTTGACGTATGTGAG CAAAGATGGAGATGATAAGAGAAGACCGGTTATTATTCATCGTGCCGTCTTAGGATCAGTAGAGAGGATGATAGCTATTCTCTGTGAAAACTACAGTGGAAAGTG GCCATTCTGGTTGTCACCCCGTCAGATCATGGTAGTCCCTATAGGACCAAGCTGCGATGAATATGCGCAAAAG GTATGCAAGGACTTCTTCGATGCAGGCTTCATGGCTGATATCGACCTGGACCAAAGCTGCACTTTAAACAAGAAGATACGAAATGCGCAGCTGGCTCAGTACAATTTCATTTTTG TGGTAGGAGAGAAGGAGAAGGCTAACCTTGCAGTGAACGTGCGAACAAGAGATAACAAAGTACATGGGGAGGTTTCCATAACAACCGCAATACAAAAACTGCTCAACCTGAAGACGTCACGCTGCAAATATGCAGAAGAAGAATTTTGA
- the TM2D3 gene encoding TM2 domain-containing protein 3, producing MASQRLTTATNMAGLSVLKRVCSVVLFVSQLYVFSGRGSLSLEHSQPVAQLLKDELPSSAVPPTTRATDVPEIPDYISKCPSNGLCSKLPSACMTCATNHSCTYGKPVIFECKAKDQVICFDDNHQRQQYFTINMTCQFCWQLPPTEYVCSNSTNCMTVSCPRQRYSANCTVRDHVRCLGNRVFPKMLYCNWTGGYKWSTALVLSITLGGFGADRFYLGQWREGLGKLFSFGGLGIWTLIDVFLISVGYVGPADGSLYI from the exons ATGGCTTCACAGCGCTTG ACTACTGCAACCAACATGGCCGGCTTGTCAGTGCTGAAGAGGGTGTGCAGTGTCGTTCTGTTTGTCTCGCAGTTGTATGTGTTTTCCGGCCGTG GGTCTTTGAGCTTAGAGCATTCCCAGCCGGTGGCTCAGTTGCTGAAGGATGAGCTCCCATCTTCTGCGGTTCCTCCGACCACCAGAGCAACAG ACGTTCCAGAGATACCGGATTATATCTCCAAATGCCCCAGCAATGGGTTATGCAGCAAATTACCTTCAGCTTGTATGACATGCGCAACAAACCATTCTTGCACTTACGGCAAACCTGTCATATTTGAATGCAAAGCCAAAGATCAGGTCATCTGTTTT GATGATAACCATCAGCGGCAGCAATATTTCACAATCAACATGACGTGTCAGTTTTGCTGGCAGCTTCCTCCCACCGAGTATGTGTGCTCCAATTCAACCAACTGCATGACCGTCTCCTGCCCCAGGCAGCGGTACAGTGCCAATTGCACAGTACGGGACCATGTGCGATGTTTGG GTAATCGTGTTTTTCCAAAGATGCTGTATTGCAACTGGACAGGAGGTTACAAATGGTCAACAGCCCTTGTTTTAAG cATAACCCTTGGTGGGTTTGGAGCCGACCGCTTCTATCTGGGACAGTGGCGAGAAGGACTTGGAAAACTGTTCAGTTTTGGAGGCCTGGGAATATGGACTTTGATTGACGTCTTCCTAATCAGTGTTGGATATGTTGGCCCTGCCGATGGttctttgtatatataa